Proteins encoded together in one Rossellomorea sp. y25 window:
- a CDS encoding capsular polysaccharide biosynthesis protein CapF has product MNILVTGSKGFIGKNLIAELRNRNYTSIQEYSRDTDPTLLNEYCKNADFVFHLAGVNRPKDQSEFMDGNYGFTSILLETLKKHQNNCPVMISSSVQANLENPYGISKRAGEDLLFQYSNQTGAKALIYRFPNVFGKWCKPNYNSAIATFCHNIANGLPINVNDPNVKMNLVYIDDVVEELINALHCNENKIDDFCEVPVVHTSTLGEIVNLIYSFKQSREERTIPDMSNSLSKKLYSTYLSYLPEDQFSYELKMNVDNRGSFTEFIKTPERGQVSVNISKPGITKGNHWHHTKNEKFLVVSGHGVIRFRKIDSSEVIEYFVSGERLEVVDIPTGYTHNIENLGDTDMVTIMWANELFDPEKPDTYYLEV; this is encoded by the coding sequence ATGAACATATTAGTAACTGGATCAAAAGGTTTTATTGGAAAAAATCTAATAGCTGAATTAAGAAATCGCAACTATACAAGTATTCAAGAATATAGCAGGGACACAGATCCAACTCTACTAAATGAGTATTGTAAAAATGCAGATTTTGTATTTCATCTTGCTGGAGTAAATCGCCCTAAGGATCAATCTGAATTTATGGATGGAAACTATGGTTTTACATCTATATTATTAGAAACGCTAAAAAAGCACCAAAACAACTGTCCAGTAATGATTTCATCTTCTGTTCAAGCCAATTTAGAAAACCCTTATGGCATTAGTAAAAGAGCAGGTGAAGATTTACTTTTTCAATACAGTAATCAAACAGGAGCAAAAGCGCTGATATATCGTTTCCCTAATGTCTTTGGGAAATGGTGCAAGCCTAATTATAATAGTGCAATAGCTACTTTTTGTCATAATATTGCTAATGGGTTACCGATAAATGTAAATGATCCGAACGTCAAGATGAATCTAGTATATATTGATGATGTTGTTGAAGAGCTTATTAATGCTTTACATTGTAATGAAAATAAAATTGATGATTTTTGTGAGGTTCCAGTAGTTCACACTAGTACTCTAGGTGAAATTGTTAATTTAATTTATTCTTTTAAGCAAAGTCGAGAAGAACGAACAATACCTGATATGTCTAATTCACTTTCTAAAAAATTATATAGTACTTATTTGAGTTATTTGCCAGAAGATCAATTTAGTTATGAACTAAAAATGAATGTAGATAATAGAGGTTCATTTACAGAGTTTATTAAGACTCCAGAAAGAGGTCAAGTTTCAGTTAACATTTCTAAGCCTGGCATTACAAAAGGTAACCATTGGCACCATACAAAAAACGAAAAGTTTTTAGTTGTAAGTGGACATGGAGTTATTCGCTTTAGAAAAATTGATTCAAGTGAAGTTATTGAATATTTTGTCAGTGGAGAAAGGTTGGAAGTAGTTGATATACCTACGGGATATACACATAACATTGAGAATCTTGGTGACACAGATATGGTCACAATTATGTGGGCGAATGAGCTGTTTGATCCTGAAAAGCCGGATACATACTACCTGGAGGTTTAG
- the galU gene encoding UTP--glucose-1-phosphate uridylyltransferase GalU, with product MQKVRKAIIPAAGLGTRFLPATKAQPKEMLPIVDKPTIQYIIEEAVASGIEDIIIVTGRGKRAIEDHFDKSYELEETLAKKGKYDQLEEVQGISKLANIHYIRQKEPLGLGHAISCASRFIGDEPFAVLLGDDIVHAQEKPCLKQLIDVYERYNSSVIGVQEVPKQDVSKYGVISINHNGIEDGVYHIHDLVEKPKIEEAPSNYAIMGRYVLRPEIFTILENLTPGAGGEIQLTDAIKELNLIQMVVGFEFDGVRHDVGDKFGFIKATLDFALEREDLQSQVVDYLESLVGVKRGEG from the coding sequence ATGCAAAAAGTGAGAAAAGCGATTATTCCAGCTGCTGGACTTGGAACAAGATTTTTGCCAGCTACGAAAGCTCAACCGAAGGAAATGTTGCCGATTGTAGATAAGCCTACGATTCAATATATTATCGAGGAAGCTGTGGCTTCTGGTATTGAGGATATCATTATTGTGACGGGTCGAGGTAAGAGAGCGATTGAGGATCATTTTGATAAGTCCTATGAACTGGAAGAAACGCTAGCGAAAAAAGGTAAGTATGACCAGCTTGAAGAAGTACAGGGGATTTCGAAGTTGGCTAATATTCACTATATCCGCCAGAAGGAACCTCTTGGACTAGGTCATGCAATCTCATGTGCTAGTCGATTTATTGGGGATGAGCCATTTGCGGTATTGCTCGGAGATGATATTGTACATGCTCAAGAGAAACCTTGTCTGAAGCAATTAATCGATGTGTATGAGCGTTATAATTCGTCCGTCATCGGTGTTCAGGAAGTCCCCAAGCAGGATGTTTCAAAATATGGTGTGATCTCGATTAATCATAATGGAATTGAGGATGGGGTTTATCATATCCATGATTTGGTTGAGAAGCCGAAGATTGAGGAGGCTCCCTCTAATTATGCGATTATGGGTCGTTATGTTCTGAGGCCGGAAATCTTCACTATTTTAGAAAACCTTACTCCTGGTGCTGGTGGGGAGATTCAGTTAACTGATGCTATAAAAGAGTTGAATCTTATCCAAATGGTTGTGGGATTTGAGTTCGATGGTGTGAGGCATGATGTTGGAGATAAGTTTGGGTTTATAAAAGCTACATTGGATTTTGCGCTTGAGCGTGAGGATTTGCAATCGCAGGTGGTGGACTATTTGGAGAGTTTGGTTGGTGTCAAAAGGGGTGAAGGGTGA
- a CDS encoding sugar transferase, with protein MYMKVKRLIDIILSLSGLILLSPVYLILIIAIKLDSKGPVLFKQKRIGINKTHFNILKFRTMRIDTPNDTPTHLLENPEQFITKMGKLLRKTSLDELPQIWNIFVGQMSIIGPRPALWNQYDLIAEREKYGANDVPPGLTGWAQINGRDELPIEVKAKLDGEYVDKLGIWIDVKCFLGTIISVVKSDGVIEGGTGRKKEVASSKESTSK; from the coding sequence ATGTATATGAAAGTGAAAAGATTAATAGATATTATTCTTTCTTTAAGTGGTCTTATACTATTATCCCCGGTTTATTTAATTCTAATTATTGCCATTAAGTTGGACTCGAAAGGGCCAGTTCTTTTTAAGCAGAAGCGTATTGGTATTAACAAGACACATTTCAATATTTTAAAGTTCCGTACTATGAGAATAGATACTCCTAACGACACTCCTACTCATTTATTGGAAAATCCTGAGCAGTTCATTACCAAAATGGGTAAGCTCTTGAGAAAGACCTCACTTGATGAGTTACCTCAAATTTGGAATATTTTTGTTGGACAAATGAGCATTATTGGACCTAGACCAGCATTATGGAACCAATATGACCTTATTGCTGAACGAGAAAAGTATGGTGCTAATGATGTTCCACCTGGTTTAACTGGGTGGGCGCAAATAAATGGCCGTGATGAGCTTCCAATTGAGGTTAAGGCTAAATTAGATGGTGAGTATGTAGATAAACTTGGTATTTGGATAGACGTTAAGTGTTTCTTAGGAACAATAATTAGCGTTGTAAAGAGTGATGGTGTTATAGAAGGGGGAACTGGTCGCAAAAAGGAAGTTGCTAGTAGTAAGGAGAGTACTTCTAAATGA
- a CDS encoding polysaccharide biosynthesis protein codes for MFKNKTLLITGGTGSFGNAVMKRFLDTDIKEIRIFSRDEKKQDDMRKVYKNEKLKFYIGDVRDLSSVKNAMHGVDYIFHAAALKQVPSCEFFPLEAVKTNVIGTENVLNGAIESGVKKVICLSTDKAAYPINAMGISKAMMEKVFVAKAKTVDPERTLICGTRYGNVMASRGSVIPLFIEQIKSGQPLTVTDPNMTRFLMSLEEAVELVVFAFENAEAGDIMVQKSPASTIGELAQALKELFNVDNEIKVIGTRHGEKLYETLLTREEHVVAKDLGGFYRVPADQRDLNYEKYFEEGDQKLSSEDEYNSHNTERLRIEAIKDKLLMLDYVHEELKGWNRR; via the coding sequence TTGTTTAAAAATAAGACACTACTAATAACCGGTGGTACTGGTTCTTTCGGTAATGCTGTTATGAAAAGATTTTTAGATACAGATATCAAAGAAATTAGAATATTTTCACGAGACGAAAAAAAACAAGATGATATGCGAAAAGTTTATAAAAATGAAAAACTTAAATTCTACATAGGAGATGTAAGAGACTTGTCAAGTGTTAAGAATGCTATGCATGGTGTAGATTACATATTCCACGCAGCTGCATTAAAGCAAGTTCCTTCTTGTGAATTCTTTCCTTTGGAAGCTGTTAAAACTAACGTAATTGGAACGGAGAACGTTCTTAACGGAGCTATTGAAAGTGGTGTTAAAAAAGTCATATGCCTTTCTACTGATAAAGCTGCATACCCCATAAATGCAATGGGAATTTCTAAAGCAATGATGGAAAAGGTGTTTGTAGCCAAGGCGAAAACGGTAGATCCAGAAAGAACCTTAATTTGCGGTACTCGATATGGAAATGTAATGGCTTCAAGAGGTTCTGTAATTCCATTATTTATTGAACAGATTAAAAGTGGCCAACCCTTGACGGTTACTGATCCTAATATGACAAGATTCCTTATGAGTTTGGAAGAAGCTGTAGAGCTTGTGGTATTTGCTTTTGAAAATGCAGAAGCCGGCGATATTATGGTGCAAAAATCACCGGCATCAACTATTGGAGAATTGGCGCAGGCACTTAAGGAATTATTTAATGTTGATAATGAAATAAAAGTGATTGGTACCCGTCATGGTGAAAAACTATATGAAACATTGCTTACAAGAGAAGAGCATGTAGTTGCAAAAGATTTAGGCGGATTTTATCGAGTCCCTGCGGATCAAAGAGATCTAAACTATGAAAAGTACTTTGAAGAAGGAGATCAAAAGTTATCTTCTGAAGATGAATATAACTCTCATAACACAGAACGATTAAGAATTGAAGCGATTAAAGATAAGCTTTTAATGCTTGATTATGTTCATGAAGAGTTGAAAGGTTGGAATAGAAGATGA
- a CDS encoding glycosyltransferase family 4 protein, whose product MKKHILVISQYFYPEQFRINDICTEWVKKGYKVTVITGIPNYPQGKYFKGYGLLKKRKETYNGISIIRIPLVPRGNNSIMLALNYISFVVTGLFWNLFTKIKADYVFIFEVSPMTQALPGVWYAKKRKIPCYLYVQDLWPENVEIITGIKNKYVIGAIGKMVDYIYKHCTKIFTTSNSFVDSIVKRNVNRHKVEYWPQYAEEFYRPLNKKSIVEIPSDDALNVIFAGNIGNAQGLDILPKAALLIKEKQVNRKIRFNIVGDGRYKETLVKMVDSKNVSEMFNFIEKQPAYRIPEFMAACDAAFLSLTNSPLFSMTIPAKLQSYMACGIPIIASAEGETCQIVKDSGAGFSSPAGDAEKLSEVFIELLTKTDEELIQLGQNAKNYYDCNFNKEDLLNRMDSHLRDNHKLEEKQIV is encoded by the coding sequence ATGAAAAAGCATATTTTAGTTATATCACAATATTTCTACCCTGAACAATTTAGGATAAATGATATATGTACTGAATGGGTGAAAAAAGGTTATAAAGTTACTGTTATTACTGGTATCCCAAATTATCCGCAAGGGAAATATTTTAAAGGGTATGGACTTTTAAAGAAAAGAAAAGAGACATACAACGGGATAAGTATTATTAGAATCCCACTGGTTCCAAGAGGGAATAATTCAATAATGCTTGCCTTGAATTATATTTCATTTGTGGTCACAGGATTATTTTGGAATTTATTCACAAAAATAAAAGCAGACTATGTCTTTATATTCGAAGTATCTCCGATGACTCAAGCCTTACCTGGTGTATGGTACGCAAAAAAAAGAAAGATACCATGTTACTTATATGTTCAAGATCTTTGGCCAGAAAATGTCGAGATTATCACAGGAATTAAGAATAAATATGTTATTGGTGCCATTGGTAAGATGGTTGATTATATATATAAACACTGCACTAAAATCTTCACAACATCAAATAGTTTTGTAGATTCGATTGTAAAGCGTAATGTGAATAGACATAAAGTAGAGTACTGGCCACAATATGCAGAAGAGTTCTATAGGCCTCTGAACAAAAAAAGTATTGTTGAAATTCCAAGTGATGATGCATTAAATGTAATATTTGCTGGTAATATCGGGAATGCTCAAGGTTTGGATATCTTACCAAAAGCAGCTTTACTAATTAAAGAAAAGCAAGTAAATAGAAAAATTCGATTTAATATAGTTGGAGACGGACGATATAAAGAAACTTTAGTTAAAATGGTTGATTCAAAAAATGTATCGGAAATGTTTAATTTTATCGAAAAACAACCTGCATACAGAATCCCTGAATTTATGGCTGCTTGTGATGCCGCTTTCCTTAGTTTAACAAATAGCCCTCTTTTCTCTATGACAATTCCTGCAAAGTTACAATCATATATGGCTTGTGGAATTCCAATAATTGCATCTGCAGAAGGTGAAACATGTCAGATTGTTAAAGATTCAGGTGCTGGTTTTTCTAGTCCTGCTGGTGATGCAGAGAAACTATCAGAGGTTTTCATTGAATTGTTAACCAAAACTGATGAAGAATTAATACAGTTGGGTCAAAATGCTAAAAACTACTACGATTGTAACTTTAACAAAGAGGATTTGTTAAATAGAATGGATTCGCACTTAAGAGATAATCATAAATTGGAGGAAAAACAAATTGTTTAA
- a CDS encoding NAD-dependent epimerase/dehydratase family protein, producing MKKILITGKNSYVGKSFKSWLGNYPDKYSIDFISLRENSWKEEDFSVYDVVLHVAGIAHVSTDPKMEDIYYKVNRDLTIETAEKAKAEGVKQFIFMSSIIVYGDSSSEERVIDKNTKPTPSNFYGNSKLQAEEGIKSLNSENFRIAIIRPPMIYGKNSKGNYPKLAKAAQILPLFPDVENKRSMLHIDNLSEFIRLIIDHEESGLFFPQNKEYVSTSEMVKVIAGFHSKNIKLTKMFNPILNLIGIKFGIVNKVFGNLVYEKSMSLYKENYQVRDFRKTIELTEK from the coding sequence ATGAAAAAAATTCTTATAACAGGAAAAAATAGCTATGTAGGAAAGAGTTTTAAGAGTTGGCTTGGAAATTATCCTGATAAGTATTCAATAGATTTTATTAGTCTTAGAGAAAATTCATGGAAAGAAGAAGACTTCTCTGTTTATGATGTAGTGCTTCATGTGGCTGGAATTGCTCATGTCTCAACAGATCCGAAAATGGAAGATATATATTATAAAGTGAATAGGGATTTAACAATAGAAACTGCTGAAAAGGCAAAGGCTGAAGGTGTAAAGCAGTTTATTTTTATGAGTAGTATAATTGTATACGGTGATAGTAGTAGTGAAGAAAGAGTGATTGATAAAAATACTAAACCTACTCCTAGTAATTTTTATGGAAATAGTAAATTGCAGGCTGAAGAAGGTATTAAATCTTTAAATAGTGAAAACTTCAGAATAGCCATTATCAGACCACCAATGATTTATGGAAAGAATTCAAAAGGTAATTACCCTAAACTTGCTAAAGCAGCTCAGATACTACCATTATTTCCTGATGTAGAAAATAAGCGTAGTATGCTGCATATCGATAATCTTAGTGAATTTATTAGACTTATCATTGATCATGAAGAAAGTGGATTATTCTTTCCACAAAATAAAGAATATGTTAGCACCAGTGAAATGGTAAAGGTTATTGCTGGATTTCACAGTAAGAATATTAAATTGACAAAGATGTTCAATCCAATTCTTAACCTGATAGGAATTAAATTTGGAATTGTCAACAAAGTGTTTGGAAATTTGGTATACGAAAAAAGTATGAGTTTATATAAAGAAAATTATCAAGTAAGAGATTTTCGTAAAACAATAGAATTGACGGAGAAATAA
- a CDS encoding CpsB/CapC family capsule biosynthesis tyrosine phosphatase, giving the protein MIDIHSHILPGIDDGASTIYDSIDMAKQAVSEGIHTIIATPHHRNGKYDNVKSDILPLVKEVNDRLREEHINLQVLPGQECRIYGEILEDYQKGDILPLNQVSQYLFIEFPSSSVPRYAEKLLYDIQVAGLTPVIVHPERNAELIERPEKLYKLVQGGAATQLTASSLTGYFGKNIQKFSQQMIQANLTHFIASDAHNIRNRTFKMEEAMDYIEKKYGIDMVYYFTENAELLIDGKNIYKEIPELIKKKKFLGIF; this is encoded by the coding sequence ATGATTGACATACATAGCCATATCCTTCCGGGGATAGATGATGGTGCCAGTACGATTTACGACAGTATCGATATGGCGAAGCAGGCTGTCTCAGAAGGAATTCATACAATCATTGCGACTCCTCATCACCGTAATGGAAAATACGACAATGTGAAGTCGGACATCCTTCCCCTTGTGAAAGAAGTGAATGATCGGTTAAGGGAAGAACACATTAACCTTCAAGTACTTCCCGGACAGGAATGCCGCATTTATGGTGAAATTTTAGAAGATTACCAAAAGGGTGACATCTTGCCTTTAAACCAAGTATCCCAATATCTTTTCATTGAGTTCCCATCGAGTTCAGTTCCGCGGTATGCGGAAAAGCTTCTCTACGACATTCAGGTAGCAGGTCTGACCCCGGTCATCGTTCATCCAGAGCGTAATGCGGAGTTGATTGAACGACCGGAAAAGCTTTATAAGCTTGTACAAGGAGGAGCCGCAACTCAGCTAACAGCATCCAGCCTTACAGGATACTTCGGCAAGAACATCCAGAAATTCTCACAGCAAATGATCCAAGCCAACCTGACACACTTCATCGCATCAGACGCTCATAACATACGTAATCGCACCTTTAAAATGGAAGAAGCGATGGATTATATAGAGAAAAAGTACGGAATAGACATGGTCTATTACTTTACAGAAAATGCAGAATTGCTGATCGATGGAAAAAATATTTATAAAGAAATACCTGAATTGATCAAAAAGAAGAAGTTCCTCGGAATCTTCTAA
- a CDS encoding YveK family protein yields MEETISLKELIQTLKKRMSLIIILTLMAVLVSAAISYFVLTPIYQSSTQLLVNKSNQDQQNSFNVGEVQTNLQLINTYNVIMKSPAILDIVIDDLELDMTTGALNEKVTVQSEKDSQVVNISVQDEDPKQAAAIANKIAEVFQTEIVKIMNVDNVSILAKAELGENPSPIKPQPLLNIAIALVVGLMAGVGLAFLLEFLDNTVKTEQDIEKGLELPILGVIPTISDSEFQKVAHRQERTSRRRGESVGV; encoded by the coding sequence ATGGAAGAAACCATCAGTTTAAAGGAGCTCATTCAGACGTTGAAGAAACGCATGAGTCTCATCATCATACTGACCCTAATGGCAGTATTGGTAAGTGCGGCCATCAGCTATTTTGTCCTCACACCAATCTATCAATCGTCTACTCAATTGCTTGTGAATAAATCGAATCAAGATCAACAGAATTCATTTAATGTAGGGGAAGTGCAAACCAACCTACAATTGATCAATACATATAATGTCATTATGAAGAGCCCGGCTATTCTGGATATTGTGATCGATGATCTTGAGTTGGATATGACGACTGGAGCTCTAAATGAAAAAGTAACGGTTCAAAGTGAAAAGGATTCCCAAGTCGTGAACATCTCCGTACAGGATGAAGATCCTAAACAAGCGGCGGCTATTGCGAATAAGATTGCCGAAGTCTTTCAAACAGAAATTGTAAAAATTATGAACGTGGATAATGTGAGTATCCTTGCAAAGGCTGAACTTGGAGAAAATCCATCTCCGATTAAACCACAACCGTTATTAAATATTGCCATTGCGCTAGTAGTCGGTTTAATGGCCGGAGTGGGGCTTGCATTCTTATTAGAATTCTTGGATAACACAGTGAAAACAGAGCAAGACATCGAGAAAGGTCTCGAGCTTCCTATACTAGGGGTGATCCCGACGATCTCAGACAGTGAATTTCAGAAGGTAGCTCACCGTCAGGAAAGAACGTCAAGACGCAGAGGTGAAAGTGTCGGTGTTTAA
- a CDS encoding SGNH/GDSL hydrolase family protein — MKKVFIFFLLILCGGVIVYGNLHWKSMTTGSTSADSSSSPEKQGQSDKSEPTSLETEEGDYLPTTVNWPEDARSLYKEKLETGEPFNIVLMGSTEMDSIEEGWNDKVANALEDEYGDTVSIQSLSFETNTLEFVREERYEEVGDLQPGLVIFEPFVFKDNGNVTIEDTLQSISTIIDEVKELSPGSAFVLTPPQPIYQPKNYAVQVSQIQEYAKENDIPFIDHWSNWPGVEDEEIKTYLDDASSPNEQGHTAWAKGIIDFLVEKE; from the coding sequence ATGAAAAAGGTATTTATTTTTTTCCTACTTATATTATGTGGTGGGGTTATTGTTTATGGGAATCTTCACTGGAAGTCGATGACAACGGGTTCCACGTCTGCGGATTCGTCTTCAAGTCCGGAGAAGCAAGGTCAATCTGATAAGAGTGAGCCCACATCCCTTGAAACAGAGGAAGGGGATTATCTGCCTACTACGGTCAATTGGCCGGAAGATGCCCGTTCCCTTTATAAAGAGAAGCTAGAAACTGGAGAACCCTTCAATATTGTTCTGATGGGATCAACCGAAATGGATTCCATTGAGGAAGGATGGAACGACAAAGTAGCGAACGCTTTAGAAGACGAGTACGGGGACACTGTTTCAATTCAGAGTCTATCCTTTGAAACCAATACACTTGAGTTCGTGCGTGAGGAAAGATATGAAGAAGTAGGGGATTTACAGCCTGGGCTCGTCATTTTTGAGCCGTTCGTCTTTAAAGATAATGGAAACGTTACGATCGAGGACACTCTTCAAAGCATCAGCACGATCATAGATGAAGTAAAAGAGTTATCACCTGGGTCAGCATTTGTCCTTACACCCCCACAGCCTATTTATCAGCCTAAAAATTACGCTGTACAGGTTTCTCAAATTCAGGAATACGCGAAAGAGAATGATATTCCGTTTATTGATCACTGGTCCAACTGGCCAGGTGTAGAAGATGAAGAGATTAAAACGTACTTGGATGATGCCAGCAGCCCGAATGAGCAGGGACACACAGCCTGGGCCAAAGGAATCATAGACTTCCTGGTAGAAAAGGAATAA
- a CDS encoding nucleoside-diphosphate sugar epimerase/dehydratase: MSYTKRVSLLMLLDSLIVLTAIYFGYYLLHPTFSLYTLPTLVFSSCALLASHHVFAFLDRLYQKAWEYASVGELVAIIRAITFSIVATGILQFFVNGDIYVRVLAVTWMLHIILIGGSRFSWRMYRHYYIKPKQEKKRALIIGAGSAGSMLVRQLIKSQDTDLLPVGFIDDDPKKMKLQIYGVTILGGTKDIPTLVEKHQIDNIIIAIPSLRKGQIQEVYQQCSKTSAKTQIMPMIEDIVSGKVSVNQFREVQVEDLLGREPVELDTESISKKISGKTVLVTGACGSIGSEICRQVSKFKPKKLLLLGHGENSIYTIDMELRNRYGTELKVVPIIADIQDRNRIFEVFEEHAPEVVYHAAAHKHVPLMEYNPKEAVKNNVIGTKNVAEASDTFGVNTFVLVSSDKAVNPTNVMGSTKRIAEMVIQKLNKESQTNFVAVRFGNVLGSRGSVIPLFKKQIQAGGPVTVTHPDMTRYFMTIPEASRLVMQAGALARGGEIFVLDMGEPVKIVDLAKNLIKLSGYKLEEIGIKYAGIRPGEKMYEELLGENEVHGKAVFPKIFIGKTVEFEYERVSNLVENHAEFDPEYLANYVLELANKKERVLVQNVN; the protein is encoded by the coding sequence GTGAGTTATACAAAACGGGTATCATTGCTGATGCTGCTGGATTCTTTGATCGTGTTAACAGCAATTTATTTCGGTTATTATCTCCTTCATCCAACGTTCAGCCTGTACACGTTACCTACACTCGTCTTTAGCTCATGCGCATTACTGGCAAGTCACCATGTATTCGCATTTCTAGATCGTCTTTATCAGAAAGCATGGGAATACGCAAGTGTCGGGGAATTGGTTGCGATCATTCGAGCGATTACATTTTCAATCGTGGCCACTGGTATTCTACAGTTTTTTGTGAACGGGGATATATATGTTCGGGTACTAGCAGTCACTTGGATGCTTCATATCATACTTATAGGTGGATCACGATTCTCATGGAGAATGTACAGACACTATTACATAAAGCCGAAACAGGAAAAGAAACGGGCGTTAATCATCGGGGCTGGGTCAGCAGGGTCCATGCTGGTCCGACAATTGATAAAGAGCCAGGATACGGATTTGCTTCCAGTTGGATTTATTGATGATGATCCTAAAAAAATGAAACTTCAAATTTATGGTGTCACAATACTAGGCGGCACCAAAGATATACCAACATTGGTTGAAAAGCATCAAATTGATAATATCATCATTGCCATTCCTTCTCTTCGCAAGGGTCAAATACAAGAAGTGTATCAACAGTGCAGTAAAACCTCTGCAAAGACACAGATCATGCCGATGATTGAAGATATCGTTTCAGGTAAAGTTTCCGTCAATCAATTCCGGGAAGTACAGGTGGAGGACTTGCTTGGCCGTGAACCGGTTGAACTTGACACTGAGAGCATCTCGAAGAAAATTTCAGGTAAAACAGTACTAGTTACAGGTGCTTGTGGTTCAATCGGCTCTGAGATTTGCCGCCAAGTGAGTAAATTTAAACCTAAGAAACTTTTATTATTAGGACATGGTGAAAACTCTATTTATACAATCGATATGGAACTAAGAAATAGATACGGAACAGAATTGAAAGTTGTCCCTATCATCGCGGATATACAAGATCGAAACCGGATTTTTGAAGTGTTTGAAGAGCATGCACCTGAGGTAGTGTACCATGCGGCAGCCCATAAGCATGTACCGTTAATGGAATATAATCCGAAAGAAGCGGTTAAGAACAATGTAATTGGTACAAAGAATGTGGCAGAGGCCTCAGATACATTTGGGGTGAATACGTTCGTTTTAGTTTCTTCTGATAAAGCAGTAAACCCTACAAATGTGATGGGATCTACGAAACGCATTGCTGAGATGGTCATTCAAAAATTGAACAAAGAAAGTCAAACAAATTTTGTTGCGGTGCGCTTCGGGAACGTATTAGGCAGCAGAGGAAGCGTAATACCATTATTTAAGAAGCAAATTCAAGCTGGCGGTCCGGTTACGGTTACTCATCCTGACATGACAAGATACTTTATGACAATCCCAGAAGCGTCCCGTTTAGTCATGCAGGCTGGAGCTTTAGCGCGTGGTGGAGAAATATTCGTCCTGGATATGGGAGAACCAGTGAAAATCGTTGACCTTGCAAAAAATCTTATTAAGTTATCTGGTTATAAATTAGAAGAAATTGGGATTAAGTATGCGGGGATTCGTCCTGGTGAGAAGATGTATGAGGAATTATTGGGTGAGAATGAAGTCCATGGTAAAGCTGTGTTTCCAAAGATTTTCATTGGGAAGACGGTGGAGTTTGAGTATGAGAGAGTTTCGAACTTAGTAGAAAACCATGCTGAGTTTGATCCTGAGTATTTAGCTAATTATGTATTGGAGTTAGCGAATAAGAAAGAACGAGTATTAGTTCAGAATGTAAACTAA
- a CDS encoding CpsD/CapB family tyrosine-protein kinase, whose product MFNKQKKSMNANIRKLIAKANPKSPVSEQFRTIRTNIQFSSVDQEYRSIMVSSAGPGEGKSTTAANLAVVFAQQGKTVLLVDADMRKPTVHYTFNFPNTTGLTNILSRQVTLKEAVKDSGVDKLHILSSGPIPPNPAELLSSRAMEQFFVDAYNEYDLIIFDTPPVLVVTDAQIMANQCHGSILVVSSGKTEMEPAKKAKELLQSTKGKLLGCVLNNKKASETDYYYYYGN is encoded by the coding sequence GTGTTTAATAAACAGAAGAAATCAATGAACGCAAATATACGTAAGCTAATCGCGAAAGCGAATCCAAAGTCTCCCGTATCGGAGCAATTCCGTACAATTCGTACGAACATCCAATTCTCATCAGTCGATCAGGAATACCGTTCAATCATGGTATCATCTGCAGGTCCAGGGGAAGGAAAGTCCACAACTGCCGCGAATTTAGCAGTAGTTTTTGCTCAGCAGGGTAAGACCGTCCTGTTAGTTGATGCAGATATGAGGAAGCCAACCGTTCACTATACCTTTAACTTCCCGAACACAACAGGATTAACGAATATTCTATCGAGACAAGTGACACTGAAGGAAGCCGTTAAAGACAGCGGTGTGGACAAGCTTCATATTCTCTCAAGCGGTCCGATCCCACCGAATCCAGCTGAGCTATTAAGTTCAAGGGCGATGGAGCAATTCTTTGTCGATGCTTATAACGAGTATGATTTGATTATATTTGATACACCACCCGTACTTGTAGTAACAGATGCACAAATTATGGCGAACCAGTGTCATGGAAGCATCCTTGTCGTTTCAAGCGGAAAGACAGAAATGGAACCCGCGAAGAAAGCAAAAGAGCTATTGCAATCGACAAAAGGAAAGCTGCTTGGATGCGTACTTAATAATAAGAAAGCTTCAGAAACAGACTATTATTACTATTATGGAAATTAA